One window of Leifsonia sp. AK011 genomic DNA carries:
- a CDS encoding CHAP domain-containing protein has product MVDRTPSNNLDALFDPASVRGVDDPNPPQPVQHVSRRAAREAAMANVTSVPVPTFTPSAPATERRRASVRRPKAAAVKKSLTTSEVALVRASRPASDKRNPISVVATMLAIGGMFAVAALPAYASQENEVATTATLASTSLSSPLSQTIEVGADVSAVDAVRDGFHATTPEQLAEANEDAIRAAANEAYLASGARELGDDYPWPYELTDDQGGGLSPLNYYYRECVDFVAWRINRDQGYYQAPFKWVWSNLTPFGGNGGQWQSNWESLGRTVSKTPIAGSVAYTGGNHVAYVKSVNDDGTVTLEEYNYVPGMYSQRTIPASSVVSFLYPPT; this is encoded by the coding sequence GTGGTTGACCGCACGCCATCCAACAACTTGGATGCGCTGTTCGACCCCGCTTCAGTGCGGGGTGTCGATGACCCGAACCCTCCCCAGCCGGTCCAGCACGTCTCCCGTCGCGCCGCTCGCGAAGCCGCGATGGCGAACGTGACCAGCGTGCCCGTGCCCACGTTCACCCCGTCCGCACCTGCCACCGAGCGCCGTCGTGCCTCGGTTCGCCGGCCGAAGGCTGCGGCTGTGAAGAAGTCGCTCACGACCTCCGAGGTGGCTCTGGTTCGGGCATCCCGCCCCGCGTCTGACAAGCGCAACCCGATCAGCGTGGTCGCGACCATGCTCGCCATCGGCGGCATGTTTGCGGTAGCAGCCCTGCCCGCCTATGCGAGCCAGGAGAACGAGGTCGCCACCACGGCCACCCTCGCGTCGACGTCCCTGTCGTCCCCCCTCTCCCAGACCATCGAGGTCGGGGCGGATGTCTCGGCTGTCGACGCAGTGCGTGACGGCTTCCACGCCACAACGCCCGAGCAGCTGGCCGAGGCGAACGAGGATGCGATTCGCGCAGCGGCCAACGAGGCGTATCTCGCGTCGGGCGCACGTGAGCTGGGCGACGACTACCCGTGGCCCTACGAGCTCACCGACGACCAGGGCGGCGGGCTGTCGCCCCTCAACTACTACTACCGCGAGTGCGTCGACTTCGTGGCGTGGCGCATCAACCGCGACCAGGGCTACTACCAGGCACCGTTCAAGTGGGTCTGGTCGAACCTCACCCCGTTCGGCGGCAACGGTGGCCAGTGGCAGAGCAACTGGGAGTCGCTGGGACGCACCGTCTCCAAGACCCCGATCGCTGGCTCCGTCGCATACACGGGCGGCAACCACGTTGCGTACGTCAAGAGCGTGAACGACGATGGCACCGTGACGCTCGAGGAGTACAACTACGTGCCCGGCATGTACAGTCAGCGCACGATCCCGGCGTCGTCCGTGGTGTCGTTCCTGTACCCGCCGACATAG
- a CDS encoding HNH endonuclease: MRTLVLNAGYEPLAVVSFKRAIVLVMNQKATIVAADMEHPVWAADGAWERPSVIILRNYVRIPSGRHVPVSRRGVLRRDNNRCAYCGGSANTIDHVMPRSRGGKDSWENLVACCLRCNNIKGDRTPAEMNWNLRTQPRPPHGTSWLVRGVERALPDWEEYLAPAA, translated from the coding sequence TTGCGAACCCTGGTACTGAACGCGGGCTATGAGCCCCTCGCCGTCGTGTCCTTCAAGCGGGCCATCGTGCTCGTCATGAATCAGAAGGCGACCATCGTTGCTGCCGATATGGAGCACCCCGTCTGGGCTGCGGATGGCGCGTGGGAGAGGCCGTCCGTGATCATCCTCCGCAACTACGTGCGAATCCCGAGTGGTCGCCACGTTCCCGTGTCGCGCCGCGGAGTCCTCCGCCGCGACAACAACCGCTGCGCCTACTGCGGCGGATCTGCGAACACCATCGACCACGTCATGCCGCGGTCCCGCGGCGGCAAGGACAGCTGGGAAAACCTGGTGGCCTGCTGCCTCCGGTGCAACAACATCAAGGGTGACCGCACCCCAGCCGAGATGAACTGGAATCTGCGCACGCAGCCCCGCCCGCCGCACGGCACGTCGTGGTTGGTTCGGGGTGTCGAGCGAGCTCTCCCGGATTGGGAAGAGTACCTCGCACCTGCGGCTTAG
- a CDS encoding metal-dependent transcriptional regulator, with translation MTDLVDTTEMYLRTILDLEEEHIVPLRARISERLGHSGPTVSQTIARMERDGLVVVEGDRHLELTAEGRSRAIHVMRKHRLAERLLADVIGLDWAYVHDEACRWEHVMSEQVERRLLDMLGNPTESPYGNPIPGLEELGGVPAPAFMDGVINLVDFIGVDGAVRSGVIRRLGEPVQFEPELLQQLQSAGVLPGATATFSAAGSYVAVQVDGFEDGLELPNEVAVHIFVGS, from the coding sequence ATGACGGACCTCGTCGACACCACCGAGATGTACCTGCGCACAATCCTCGATCTCGAGGAGGAGCACATCGTGCCTCTGCGCGCCCGCATCTCCGAGCGCCTCGGTCACTCGGGCCCCACGGTGTCCCAGACGATCGCCCGCATGGAGCGTGATGGTCTCGTCGTCGTCGAGGGTGACCGTCACCTGGAACTCACCGCCGAGGGTCGCTCCCGCGCCATCCACGTGATGCGCAAGCATCGTCTCGCCGAGCGTCTGCTCGCGGATGTCATCGGACTCGACTGGGCCTACGTGCACGACGAGGCGTGCCGGTGGGAGCACGTCATGAGCGAGCAGGTCGAGCGCCGACTCCTCGACATGCTCGGCAATCCCACTGAATCGCCCTACGGCAACCCGATCCCCGGGCTCGAGGAGCTCGGCGGAGTACCCGCCCCAGCCTTCATGGACGGCGTCATCAACCTGGTCGACTTCATCGGGGTCGACGGGGCTGTCCGCAGCGGTGTCATCCGCAGGCTCGGCGAGCCCGTCCAGTTCGAGCCGGAGCTCCTCCAGCAGCTCCAGAGCGCCGGAGTCCTCCCGGGCGCGACGGCCACATTCTCCGCTGCTGGCTCCTACGTCGCCGTGCAGGTCGACGGCTTCGAGGACGGCCTGGAACTGCCCAACGAGGTGGCCGTGCACATCTTCGTCGGAAGCTGA
- a CDS encoding C40 family peptidase, with product MTNAGPENHRSTELVVQTTATPSLPAPASRFARPSSAKLRSSVLSAAVMTLVVPGLFATVALPAYAISPVDKSGEEATTQLQAMKTTDAQNLAVASASSSFTASRDGFSATTPEELAAARAAEAEAAASAAAAAVAASGPSISDLLANPPYPNFDLAAVAAVAQQYQGVPYVYGGATPAGFDCSGFVSYVYAQFGIALPHSVSGIAASGTAISTDAALPGDIVTLPGHNGIYLGNGMFIDAPDYGDVVRIRPIYDSGYYIVRIGI from the coding sequence TTGACGAATGCAGGACCCGAGAACCACCGCAGTACCGAACTCGTAGTGCAGACCACGGCAACCCCCAGCCTCCCCGCACCCGCTTCCCGATTCGCCCGACCGTCGTCGGCGAAGCTCCGCTCGAGCGTTCTCAGCGCCGCCGTCATGACTCTCGTCGTGCCCGGCCTGTTCGCCACCGTCGCGCTGCCGGCCTACGCCATCAGCCCCGTCGACAAGTCGGGCGAGGAAGCCACCACCCAGCTTCAGGCCATGAAGACGACGGATGCCCAGAACCTCGCCGTCGCGAGTGCTTCATCGTCCTTCACCGCCTCGCGCGATGGCTTCAGTGCCACGACGCCCGAGGAGCTCGCCGCCGCACGCGCCGCCGAGGCGGAGGCAGCGGCCTCCGCCGCTGCTGCCGCAGTCGCGGCATCCGGCCCCTCAATCTCCGACCTTCTGGCCAACCCGCCGTACCCGAACTTCGACCTCGCGGCCGTCGCCGCGGTGGCCCAGCAGTACCAGGGCGTTCCCTACGTCTACGGGGGCGCGACCCCCGCGGGCTTCGACTGCTCCGGCTTCGTGTCCTACGTCTACGCGCAGTTCGGCATCGCACTGCCCCACTCGGTGAGTGGCATCGCCGCGAGCGGTACCGCGATCTCGACGGACGCCGCCCTCCCCGGTGACATCGTCACGCTCCCGGGCCACAACGGCATCTACCTCGGCAACGGCATGTTCATCGACGCCCCGGACTACGGTGACGTCGTGCGCATCCGCCCGATCTACGACAGCGGCTACTACATCGTTCGTATCGGCATCTGA